A segment of the Cohnella algarum genome:
TTCGTCCGTCCGCGGGGCGAGCCGAAGCTCATTGACACTGTCCGCCACCGGGTCGGCGTAAGCATACCTGGTCGTATGACAAATTTCCAGCCTCAAACGATAACCTCCCGTCCCGGGGAAAAAAACGTCTTCGCCATCGACTCCCCCAGCAGCCGATTGCCGTCCTGCAATCGAAGCAGCACGTCGCTGAGCGATTGAAGCGAAATCTCTTTCGGTTCGAGCCAGCTGAGCTCCGAACGCGCCTTGCCCGCCATCCGGATCGTCCGTTCGAGCGCGGCGACGCCGCCTTCCGATTTGCGGCGGAATTCCTTTAAATGGCTTTCCAACGAACTCAGCGAAAAATAAACGGATCGCGGAAAACTCTCCTCCAGCAGCAGGAACGACGACACTTCTTCCAGCGTCACGCCCTCGATCGCCAGTCTCCGGTACGCTTCGTAGCCGCCGACCGACTTCAGCACCGCGAGCAGGTACGCGTACGAGGAAGCGCCCGAATCGGCCGCCGATTGATAGACGGATTGCAGCAGCCGGACGATATTTTCCGAGCGTTCGAGACTTCTTCCGCTCTCCATCATGCTCCAGCATTCGTCCCTCAGGACGATCGACACCGCCGTGCCCTGATACGACGCAAGCCCCTCCTTGATCCGCTCGAAAAAGCGGTGCGGCTCGGCCCCGATCTCCTCGACGCTGATCTGCCGAAGCCAAAGATAGAAGCTGTTCAGCATGTTCCACAGCTCCGAAGGCAGCCGTTCGCGGACTTTTCGCAAGTTGTCCCTCGCCTGGGCGATGCACGTGATGAGCGAGTTGGGCTGGGACGCATCGAGCGTCAAAAACTGGAGCACGTCGCGCTCGCGGTACTCGCCGTACATCTCTTCGTAGCTCCGGGGTCCCCGATCGCGCCGACGATGCGCCGCCATACGATTTCTCCCGTACCGTTCGATTCCTCGCGCAGATGATAATAAACGTCGATCAGCCGCGCATGGTTCTCCGCCCTTTCCGTGTAGCGTCCGATCCAAAACAGCGATTCGGCAATCCGATCCAGCATGGCGTCACCCTCCTTTTATCTCGTCAATACCCAAGTATCCTTGCAGCCGCCGCCTTGCGAAGAGTTGACGACGAGCGACCCTTCCTTCATGGCGACGCGCGTAAGCCCTCCCGGAAGCACATGGACGTTGCGCCCGTTCATGAGCGCGAACACCCGCAGGTCGATATGGCGGGACACGAACTGACCGTCCAGGCACACCGGCGCCGTCGACAGCTTGATCGTCGGCTGCGCGATGTAATTATCCGGGTTCTCGCGGATTTTCTCGGCGAAGCGTTCCCGCTCCCATTCCGTCGACGAAGGTCCGATCAGCATGCCGTATCCGCCGGACAGGGACGTTTCCTTGACGACCATCTGATCCAGCCGGTCCAGCACGTATTCTCTTTCCTCGGGTTTGCTCATCAGGTAGGTGGGGACGTTCGAAAGAATGGGCGTTTCGTTCAGGTAGTAGCGAATCATCTCCGGAACGTAAGAGTAAATGGCTTTGTCGTCGGATACGCCGGTACCCGGCGCATTGGCGATCGCGATGTTGCCGAAGCGGTAGGCGTTCATCAATCCGGGGACGCCCAGCAAAGAATCCGGACGGAAAGCGAGCGGATCGAGGAAATCGTCGTCGATTCGGCGGTACAGCACATCCACCTTGCGCAGGCCGTTCAGGCCGCGGATGTAAATTTTGTGGTCCCGGCAGACGAGATCCCGGCCTTCGACCAGTTCGATCCCCATTTGCTGGGCGAGAAAAGCATGTTCGAAATAAGCCGAGTTAAAGCTTCCGGGCGTGAGCAGCGCGATAAGCGGATCGCTCTTGTCGGGAGCCAGATTGCGCAGCGCGGCGCGAAACGCATGCAGCGAATGGTCGATGCCGCGTACGGAGTAGGAAAAATACAATTCGGGGAAATCGTGCGTCATAATGGAACGGCTCTTGAATATATAGGAAAAACCGGACGGCGAGCGCAAATTGTCCTCTAGAACGAAATAGCGCCCCTGGTCGTCCCGAATGAGATCGATTCCGGAAGCGGTAATATACGTTCCTCCGGGTACCGACATCCGCATCATCTCGGGCCGGAAGTAGCGGTTGCCGATCACCATCCGCCGCGGAACGAGGCCGTCCTTGAAAATGTTCTGATCGTGGTAAACGTCATTCAAAAAGGCGTTCAGCGCCCGCACTCTTTGGCTGACGCCCCGTTCGATCGTCTCCCATTCCTCGCTCGGAATAATGCGCGGAATGAAATCGAACGGGATCGTCCTTTCCAGGGCATCCGGCTGTTCGGGCTGCATGAGGGTAAACGTAATGCCTTCCTCCATCAGCCGGCGGTTCATCGCGGATTGCCGCGCGGCGCGCTCGTCAAAGCTGAGACGGGAAATGACCGTCCGAACCTTCTCATAATGAGGGCGTACGTTGGCCCCTTCGAACATTTCGTCATAAAACCGGGAGGAGGTTGGCACTCTTGAAGATACGGCATTCCATAGTTCCATTCGGAGCGGCTCCTCCTCAAGCAGAACGTGGAGGAGAGAAGCCTTTCCTCCTTTCAGACGGATTCAGCAATCCGAGCCGTGCGCACGCTGAGGATTGTTA
Coding sequences within it:
- a CDS encoding circularly permuted type 2 ATP-grasp protein, whose product is MELWNAVSSRVPTSSRFYDEMFEGANVRPHYEKVRTVISRLSFDERAARQSAMNRRLMEEGITFTLMQPEQPDALERTIPFDFIPRIIPSEEWETIERGVSQRVRALNAFLNDVYHDQNIFKDGLVPRRMVIGNRYFRPEMMRMSVPGGTYITASGIDLIRDDQGRYFVLEDNLRSPSGFSYIFKSRSIMTHDFPELYFSYSVRGIDHSLHAFRAALRNLAPDKSDPLIALLTPGSFNSAYFEHAFLAQQMGIELVEGRDLVCRDHKIYIRGLNGLRKVDVLYRRIDDDFLDPLAFRPDSLLGVPGLMNAYRFGNIAIANAPGTGVSDDKAIYSYVPEMIRYYLNETPILSNVPTYLMSKPEEREYVLDRLDQMVVKETSLSGGYGMLIGPSSTEWERERFAEKIRENPDNYIAQPTIKLSTAPVCLDGQFVSRHIDLRVFALMNGRNVHVLPGGLTRVAMKEGSLVVNSSQGGGCKDTWVLTR